In Nocardia sp. NBC_00403, the DNA window GGCACGTGCCTTTTCTGGACATGGATTGCGTGAGGCCGGCCTCGCGGAGCACGTCCTGCCAGAGGGGGTGGCGGTACTGAAATCCTTGATCGGAGTGAACCAGCGGTTTCTCACCTGACTGCAGGCTGTCGATTGCGGTGCGCAGGCCATCGGTAACCATCTTCACGCTCGGTGATGGCCCGGCCGCGGCAGAGATGACTCGGTTGTTATAGAGGTCGAGGACTGGCGAGACATATACCTTGGAGGCCCCGATCGCGAACTCGGTCACGTCCGTGACCCACTTGGTGTGCTTGACTGCTGCGGTGAACTGGCGGTTCAACACGTTGTCGGCCGCCTGGCCAACCTCGCCCCGGAAGGAGTTGTATCTCCGCCGACGGCGCACAGGGCACTGCAGGCCGAGCGTGCGCATCAGTTTCAGAACGGTCTTTTTCGACACCCGCCACCCGCGACGCAGCAGGATCGCCAGGATGCGCCGGTGCCCGTATGCGCGTCTTGCCTCTTCAAAGGCTTGACGGATGGCTTCTTTCAGCTCAGCATGCCGATCCGCGCGGGCGATTCTGTTCCGGTGGTCGTAGAACGTTGACCGGGGAAGGTGCGCGATCTGCAGCAAGAGCGACAGTGGGTACTGCGCCTTGAGGTCTTCGACGGCTTGAACCTTCAGCGGCGTTCCTGTGACTTCAAGGCCCGCAATTTTCCCAGGTACGCGACCTCTGCGCGCAACCGCTCGTTCTCCTTGCGCAGCGTCTCGATCTCGTTCTGCGGTGGAGGGTTTCCGCGATCGGTCGGGGGCCGGCCGCGTCTCTTGGGTCGCAGCCCGTCTTCGCCCTCGCGTCGATAGATACTCGTCCAGTTGGCGACGGTGCTGGGCGAGGGGAGCCCGTATTCCTCGGCGAGAGCCCGTCCAGACTCGCCCGCAACATGACGGAGCACGATCTCGAGCTTGGTCCCGAAGTCGTACTGCCTGCGTTCCCTCGTCACCAGCGCATCCCGTCCTCTCAGCTGCCATCGCTGGTACAACATTTGAACGGGGTTCGGGGCGAGGTCAAGGGACAGGGACGCGGACTTCGCGGTGAAGCCATGTTCAAACAGTTCGACGGCCAAGCCGGCGTCGGCCTGACTCAACGTGCTTCCCGAGTACATCGGCCTGCCCTCCTGAAGATGGACGCTTACTTACGGTGTCCAACTTCTGGGGACCACTCCACTACTACGGCAATACTTTCCGAAGGGAACCGACCTCTCCGTCCACAGCCGCGAACACCTCGACATTGTCGCCATCGAGCTCAACGGCCGACCACGCAAAACGCTCGGCTGGGAAACCCCAGCCGAGCGTCTGGCTAAAGTACTCACGGCCTAATAGCAACCAGGTGTTGCGACAACTCCTCGAATCCGCGGACCTGAGCAAGGGGCTTTTTTGGTGGTGGTCCCAGCTGGTTTCGAACCAGCGAACTTCCGCTGTGAGGCGGACACTCCGAGCGCTACCCCCGGCGCCGCTGTTCTACTTGTGCCTGATGCGCTCGTCTCGCCGCCAAGACGAATGCCGCAGGATCCGCGTTGACCGCGTCGACACCTGGCCCTAACGTTTGCATCGTCAGCAGCGCCGAAACAGTCTGAACTGCAACGAAACCGGCTGGTCGCAGAGTTCTCCTGCGGAAACGGATGGGTTCAAATCCCTATCCTCCGCCACAAACGGCAGGTCAGGGCACGTTTTCGTTGCACTGACCTGCTGCTGTTTGTTGACCGACAACGTCGACAACTCACGACGCAGCGCAGACCTTGCCGGTCGGCCCGGTTTCGATATCCGTCCCGTACGGGATCCACTCCCCTGAAC includes these proteins:
- a CDS encoding IS3 family transposase — translated: MRAPLAQHRRQLDEYLSTRGRRRAATQETRPAPDRSRKPSTAERDRDAAQGERAVARRGRVPGKIAGLEVTGTPLKVQAVEDLKAQYPLSLLLQIAHLPRSTFYDHRNRIARADRHAELKEAIRQAFEEARRAYGHRRILAILLRRGWRVSKKTVLKLMRTLGLQCPVRRRRRYNSFRGEVGQAADNVLNRQFTAAVKHTKWVTDVTEFAIGASKVYVSPVLDLYNNRVISAAAGPSPSVKMVTDGLRTAIDSLQSGEKPLVHSDQGFQYRHPLWQDVLREAGLTQSMSRKGTCLDNAVMEGFFSHLKEEWFRIQQPATTDEFHAGLTDYLQWWNTTRIQQRLGYLSPDEYLAQTSAAA